The proteins below are encoded in one region of Cherax quadricarinatus isolate ZL_2023a chromosome 29, ASM3850222v1, whole genome shotgun sequence:
- the LOC128690618 gene encoding antifreeze protein Maxi: MLSCKFFLVVLCLGVAAAEETSREKRGFAGGYGGGYGGGGGGGGGAYGNGGSYLVVGGYGHGGHGPTAADIANQAASQATAAFASLGGAAHSAAAGAAAGAAAAAAAASQTAQAAAANRHAQAAQITQAAQGAQAAAFQEASLAGKAHKAEQAAKVAHSMAQALVSNLGQVSGETNALAGQATNSLAAQESVLNSQNSMAWQAQQAANSLRTQQNVVINDLHSAAGAASQAQIAASKALAKAKGANNGGFGGYGAGHGFGYGGGYH, from the exons ATGCTGTCTTGCAAGTTCTTCCTCGTGGTTCTCTGTCTTG GTGTGGCTGCTGCCGAGGAAACCTCTAGG GAAAAACGTGGCTTCGCTGGAGGTTACGGAGGCGGctatggtggtggcggcggtggcggcggtggagcTTATGGTAACGGTGGCAGCTacttggtggtgggtggttatgGTCATGGTGGACATGGTCCCACGGCCGCTGACATCGCTAACCAGGCTGCCTCTCAAGCTACCGCGGCTTTCGCTAGTCTAGGAGGGGCAGCTCACTCTGCAgctgcaggagcagcagcaggtgctgcagctgctgctgccgctgcctcacAGACAGCTCAGGCTGCCGCAGCCAACAGACACGCACAAGCTGCACAGATCACACAAGCAGCGCAGGGAGCTCAGGCGGCGGCCTTCCAAGAGGCATCACTAGCTGGCAAGGCTCACAAGGCTGAGCAAGCAGCTAAGGTGGCCCATTCCATGGCACAAGCTCTGGTCAGTAACTTGGGTCAAGTCTCTGGAGAGACCAACGCTCTGGCAGGTCAGGCTACCAATAGTCTGGCTGCTCAGGAAAGTGTCCTTAACTCGCAGAACTCCATGGCGTGGCAAGCCCAACAGGCTGCCAATTCTCTGCGCACACAGCAGAATGTTGTCATCAACGACTTGCACTCCGCTGCAGGCGCCGCCTCTCAGGCTCAGATCGCAGCATCCAAGGCTCTCGCTAAGGCAAAAGGGGCTAATAATGGAGGGTTTGGGGGTTACGGAGCAGGACATGGGTTTGGATATGGAGGGGGATACCACTGA
- the LOC128690408 gene encoding antifreeze protein Maxi: MHAGLSLLVLCLALGFAVCIPEKAEKESEESPRDKRGFNTAFTAGYGAGGGYGGGGGYLIVGSGGGGGHGPTSADIANQAAAQASAAAAGLQGASSSAARAAANQAAAVSVAAAQTAQAAAAQKQSQAAQITQAAQGAQAAAFAESSLSGQAFAAEQAAENTYNLAVAVANDLAAARQEARAVTAQAFNALQASRAVRAAQEAMAWQAQQAAASLHQQQVVVISDLQSAQGAANQAQAAAAKALAKAKGTGGGYGGGYGYGH, encoded by the exons ATGCACGCCGGACTCTCTCTCCTCGTCCTCTGCCTCGCTCTTG GCTTCGCTGTCTGCATCCCTGAAAAGGCAGAGAAGGAATCTGAAGAGAGCCCGAGA GACAAGCGAGGATTTAATACAGCCTTCACTGCCGGGTATGGAGCCGGTGGCGGttatggtggcggcggtggctaCTTGATTGTTGGGTCTGGTGGAGGAGGCGGCCACGGACCCACTTCTGCTGACATCGCCAACCAGGCTGCTGCTCAGGCTTCTGCTGCTGCCGCAGGTCTTCAAGGAGCCTCTAGTTCAGCTGCGCGTGCCGCAGCTAATCAGGCTGCTGCAGTGTCAGTAGCCGCGGCACAAACTGCTCAAGCCGCAGCTGCACAGAAGCAGTCCCAAGCCGCACAAATCACACAAGCTGCACAGGGTGCGCAAGCAGCAGCCTTTGCAGAGTCCTCTCTCTCCGGGCAAGCCTTTGCTGCTGAGCAGGCTGCAGAAAATACCTACAACTTGGCCGTTGCTGTAGCTAATGATTTGGCTGCTGCCCGTCAGGAGGCCCGAGCTGTCACTGCCCAGGCATTCAATGCTCTGCAGGCTTCCCGAGCAGTAAGAGCTGCACAGGAGGCCATGGCTTGGCAAGCCCAGCAGGCGGCCGCCTCCCTCCATCAACAGCAAGTTGTTGTCATTAGCGACTTGCAGTCTGCACAGGGAGCAGCAAATCAAGCTCAGGCAGCAGCTGCCAAGGCTTTAGCTAAGGCTAAGGGTACCGGGGGTGGCTATGGAGGCGGCTACGGCTACGGCCACTAA